One window of Populus nigra chromosome 5, ddPopNigr1.1, whole genome shotgun sequence genomic DNA carries:
- the LOC133693153 gene encoding glutamate receptor 3.6-like isoform X4, translating to METDTVAIIGPQSSVTAHFPYFIMTSRNDLYQMAAIAEIVDYYGWREVIAIYGDDDYGRNGIAALSDKLAERRCKISYKAPLTPTATQQEITDLLVEVALTESRILVVHTFSSWGPVVFSVAQHLGMMGPGYVWIATNWLSTLLETDHLSSDTLDDIQGVLTLRMYTPESELKRKFISRWSNLTRGTTGYGLNPIGPSTYGLYAYDTVWLLARAINAFLDQGGNISFSTESRLAKLRGGSLHLDAMNIFNGGELLRENILQANMTGVTGQLKFNPDGNLINPAYEVINVIGNGIRKIGYWTNYSGLSVTPPGTLYSNPPNRSSSSQNLYSVLWPGQTAQKPRGWVFPNNGRHLRIGVPNRVSYRDFVSQVPGTDMFTGYCIDVFTAAINLLPYAVPYKLIPYGDGIDNPSGTELVRLITAGVYDAAIGDIAIITNRTRMADFTQPYIESGLVVVAPVKKMNSSAWSFLKPFTRQMWGVTALFFIIVGAVVWILEHRLNDDFRGPPRRQLITILWFSFSTWFFAHRENTISTLGRFVLIIWLFVVLIINSSYTASLTSILTVQQLTSPIKGIDSLISSKDPIGYQQGSFTRDYLINELGIHKSRLISLKMPEDYAKALKDGPHKGGVAAVVDERAYLELFLSNQCEFSIVGREFTKNGWGFAFPRDSPLAVDLSTAILKLSENGDLQRIHDKWLLRSACSSQGAKLEVDRLDLRSFWGLYLICGIACLLALFIYFLKMVRQFSRHYSPELDSSGRGSTSARLQTFLSFVDEKEQEVKSRSKRRQLEMASNRNESMDNYSSKRRHIESPPDGSPQASNEA from the exons GACTATTATGGATGGAGAGAGGTGATAGCAATTTATGGGGATGATGATTATGGGAGAAATGGGATAGCTGCATTAAGTGATAAACTTGCAGAGAGACGATGTAAAATCTCATATAAAGCACCTCTGACCCCTACAGCAACCCAGCAGGAGATCACTGATCTGCTAGTTGAGGTGGCTTTAACCGAGTCCCGGATTCTTGTTGTTCATACTTTTTCCAGTTGGGGTCCAGTCGTATTCAGTGTTGCTCAACATCTTGGCATGATGGGACCTGGATATGTGTGGATTGCTACTAATTGGCTCTCCACTCTCTTAGAAACCGATCATCTCTCATCAGATACATTGGATGATATTCAAGGAGTTCTTACATTGCGTATGTACACTCCAGAATCAGAACTCAAAAGGAAGTTTATATCTAGGTGGAGCAACTTGACTAGAGGGACAACAGGTTATGGCCTTAATCCTATAGGTCCGAGTACCTATGGTCTATATGCTTATGACACAGTATGGTTACTTGCTCGTGCAATCAATGCTTTTTTAGATCAAGGAGGCAACatttcattttcaactgaatcaAGACTAGCTAAGCTACGCGGAGGGAGTTTGCATCTTGATGCCATGAACATTTTCAATGGAGGAGAGCTGTTACGTGAAAACATTTTGCAGGCTAACATGACTGGCGTGACAGGCCAACTCAAGTTTAATCCTGATGGGAATCTCATTAATCCTGCTTATGAAGTCATCAATGTGATTGGCAATGGGATCAGAAAGATTGGTTATTGGACTAATTATTCTGGTTTATCTGTCACGCCTCCTGGAACTCTTTACTCAAACCCTCCTAATCGTTCCAGCTCTAGTCAAAATTTATACAGTGTTCTTTGGCCTGGCCAAACAGCACAGAAGCCTCGTGGGTGGGTTTTCCCAAACAATGGAAGACATTTGAGAATCGGTGTCCCAAATCGCGTTAGTTATCGCGATTTTGTCTCTCAAGTACCAGGCACTGATATGTTTACTGGGTACTGCATTGATGTTTTTACTGCTGCTATCAACTTGTTGCCATATGCTGTCCCATATAAATTAATTCCATATGGAGATGGAATTGATAACCCAAGTGGCACTGAGCTTGTACGTTTGATCACAGCGGGT GTCTATGATGCAGCAATAGGTGATATTGCAATCATCACAAACAGAACGAGGATGGCCGACTTTACACAGCCATATATCGAGTCTGGGCTAGTTGTAGTAGCTCctgttaaaaaaatgaattctagTGCTTGGTCATTTCTGAAGCCATTTACTCGACAGATGTGGGGGGTTACAGCACTCTTTTTCATCATTGTGGGTGCAGTTGTTTGGATTTTGGAGCATAGGTTGAATGATGATTTCAGAGGTCCTCCTAGAAGACAACTGATTACTATTCTATG GTTTAGCTTTTCAACTTGGTTCTTTGCCCACA GAGAAAATACCATCAGCACTCTTGGTCgctttgtattaattatatggCTATTTGTGGTTCTTATAATTAACTCAAGCTACACAGCAAGCTTGACCTCAATCCTTACAGTTCAGCAGCTTACTTCTCCTATTAAAGGCATTGATAGTTTAATATCAAGCAAAGATCCAATTGGTTACCAGCAGGGATCATTTACCCGAGACTATCTAATTAATGAACTTGGCATTCACAAATCCAGGCTCATTTCACTTAAGATGCCAGAAGACTATGCTAAAGCCTTGAAAGATGGTCCTCATAAGGGTGGTGTGGCTGCTGTGGTTGATGAGCGCGCGTACTTAGAGCTCTTCCTCTCAAATCAATGTGAATTCAGTATTGTGGGTCGAGAGTTCACCAAGAATGGATGGGGATTT GCATTTCCAAGAGACTCGCCTTTAGCAGTAGATTTGTCAACTGCCATTCTGAAACTATCAGAGAATGGGGATCTGCAAAGGATCCATGACAAATGGCTTCTGAGAAGTGCATGTAGTTCACAAGGCGCAAAGCTTGAAGTGGACAGGCTTGACCTAAGAAGCTTCTGGGGCCTATATTTGATATGTGGAATAGCTTGCTTGCTTGCTCTCTTCATATATTTTCTGAAGATGGTGCGGCAGTTCAGTCGGCACTACTCACCGGAGTTAGATTCTTCTGGTCGAGGCTCAACATCTGCACGTCTTCAAACATTTCTTTCATTTGTTGACGAAAAGGAACAGGAAGTGAAAAGCCGCTCCAAGAGAAGGCAACTGGAAATGGCCTCTAATCGAAATGAATCCATGGACAATTACAGCTCCAAGAGACGACACATTGAGTCGCCTCCAGATGGAAGTCCACAAGCTAGTAATGAGGCCTAA
- the LOC133693153 gene encoding glutamate receptor 3.6-like isoform X3, which translates to METDTVAIIGPQSSVTAHVISFVANELQVPLLSYSSTDPTLSSLQFPYFIMTSRNDLYQMAAIAEIVDYYGWREVIAIYGDDDYGRNGIAALSDKLAERRCKISYKAPLTPTATQQEITDLLVEVALTESRILVVHTFSSWGPVVFSVAQHLGMMGPGYVWIATNWLSTLLETDHLSSDTLDDIQGVLTLRMYTPESELKRKFISRWSNLTRGTTGYGLNPIGPSTYGLYAYDTVWLLARAINAFLDQGGNISFSTESRLAKLRGGSLHLDAMNIFNGGELLRENILQANMTGVTGQLKFNPDGNLINPAYEVINVIGNGIRKIGYWTNYSGLSVTPPGTLYSNPPNRSSSSQNLYSVLWPGQTAQKPRGWVFPNNGRHLRIGVPNRVSYRDFVSQVPGTDMFTGYCIDVFTAAINLLPYAVPYKLIPYGDGIDNPSGTELVRLITAGVYDAAIGDIAIITNRTRMADFTQPYIESGLVVVAPVKKMNSSAWSFLKPFTRQMWGVTALFFIIVGAVVWILEHRLNDDFRGPPRRQLITILWFSFSTWFFAHRENTISTLGRFVLIIWLFVVLIINSSYTASLTSILTVQQLTSPIKGIDSLISSKDPIGYQQGSFTRDYLINELGIHKSRLISLKMPEDYAKALKDGPHKGGVAAVVDERAYLELFLSNQCEFSIVGREFTKNGWGFAFPRDSPLAVDLSTAILKLSENGDLQRIHDKWLLRSACSSQGAKLEVDRLDLRSFWGLYLICGIACLLALFIYFLKMVRQFSRHYSPELDSSGRGSTSARLQTFLSFVDEKEQEVKSRSKRRQLEMASNRNESMDNYSSKRRHIESPPDGSPQASNEA; encoded by the exons GACTATTATGGATGGAGAGAGGTGATAGCAATTTATGGGGATGATGATTATGGGAGAAATGGGATAGCTGCATTAAGTGATAAACTTGCAGAGAGACGATGTAAAATCTCATATAAAGCACCTCTGACCCCTACAGCAACCCAGCAGGAGATCACTGATCTGCTAGTTGAGGTGGCTTTAACCGAGTCCCGGATTCTTGTTGTTCATACTTTTTCCAGTTGGGGTCCAGTCGTATTCAGTGTTGCTCAACATCTTGGCATGATGGGACCTGGATATGTGTGGATTGCTACTAATTGGCTCTCCACTCTCTTAGAAACCGATCATCTCTCATCAGATACATTGGATGATATTCAAGGAGTTCTTACATTGCGTATGTACACTCCAGAATCAGAACTCAAAAGGAAGTTTATATCTAGGTGGAGCAACTTGACTAGAGGGACAACAGGTTATGGCCTTAATCCTATAGGTCCGAGTACCTATGGTCTATATGCTTATGACACAGTATGGTTACTTGCTCGTGCAATCAATGCTTTTTTAGATCAAGGAGGCAACatttcattttcaactgaatcaAGACTAGCTAAGCTACGCGGAGGGAGTTTGCATCTTGATGCCATGAACATTTTCAATGGAGGAGAGCTGTTACGTGAAAACATTTTGCAGGCTAACATGACTGGCGTGACAGGCCAACTCAAGTTTAATCCTGATGGGAATCTCATTAATCCTGCTTATGAAGTCATCAATGTGATTGGCAATGGGATCAGAAAGATTGGTTATTGGACTAATTATTCTGGTTTATCTGTCACGCCTCCTGGAACTCTTTACTCAAACCCTCCTAATCGTTCCAGCTCTAGTCAAAATTTATACAGTGTTCTTTGGCCTGGCCAAACAGCACAGAAGCCTCGTGGGTGGGTTTTCCCAAACAATGGAAGACATTTGAGAATCGGTGTCCCAAATCGCGTTAGTTATCGCGATTTTGTCTCTCAAGTACCAGGCACTGATATGTTTACTGGGTACTGCATTGATGTTTTTACTGCTGCTATCAACTTGTTGCCATATGCTGTCCCATATAAATTAATTCCATATGGAGATGGAATTGATAACCCAAGTGGCACTGAGCTTGTACGTTTGATCACAGCGGGT GTCTATGATGCAGCAATAGGTGATATTGCAATCATCACAAACAGAACGAGGATGGCCGACTTTACACAGCCATATATCGAGTCTGGGCTAGTTGTAGTAGCTCctgttaaaaaaatgaattctagTGCTTGGTCATTTCTGAAGCCATTTACTCGACAGATGTGGGGGGTTACAGCACTCTTTTTCATCATTGTGGGTGCAGTTGTTTGGATTTTGGAGCATAGGTTGAATGATGATTTCAGAGGTCCTCCTAGAAGACAACTGATTACTATTCTATG GTTTAGCTTTTCAACTTGGTTCTTTGCCCACA GAGAAAATACCATCAGCACTCTTGGTCgctttgtattaattatatggCTATTTGTGGTTCTTATAATTAACTCAAGCTACACAGCAAGCTTGACCTCAATCCTTACAGTTCAGCAGCTTACTTCTCCTATTAAAGGCATTGATAGTTTAATATCAAGCAAAGATCCAATTGGTTACCAGCAGGGATCATTTACCCGAGACTATCTAATTAATGAACTTGGCATTCACAAATCCAGGCTCATTTCACTTAAGATGCCAGAAGACTATGCTAAAGCCTTGAAAGATGGTCCTCATAAGGGTGGTGTGGCTGCTGTGGTTGATGAGCGCGCGTACTTAGAGCTCTTCCTCTCAAATCAATGTGAATTCAGTATTGTGGGTCGAGAGTTCACCAAGAATGGATGGGGATTT GCATTTCCAAGAGACTCGCCTTTAGCAGTAGATTTGTCAACTGCCATTCTGAAACTATCAGAGAATGGGGATCTGCAAAGGATCCATGACAAATGGCTTCTGAGAAGTGCATGTAGTTCACAAGGCGCAAAGCTTGAAGTGGACAGGCTTGACCTAAGAAGCTTCTGGGGCCTATATTTGATATGTGGAATAGCTTGCTTGCTTGCTCTCTTCATATATTTTCTGAAGATGGTGCGGCAGTTCAGTCGGCACTACTCACCGGAGTTAGATTCTTCTGGTCGAGGCTCAACATCTGCACGTCTTCAAACATTTCTTTCATTTGTTGACGAAAAGGAACAGGAAGTGAAAAGCCGCTCCAAGAGAAGGCAACTGGAAATGGCCTCTAATCGAAATGAATCCATGGACAATTACAGCTCCAAGAGACGACACATTGAGTCGCCTCCAGATGGAAGTCCACAAGCTAGTAATGAGGCCTAA